From Brochothrix thermosphacta DSM 20171 = FSL F6-1036, a single genomic window includes:
- a CDS encoding GNAT family N-acetyltransferase translates to MEPKALKHNFELKLVNKDDVTQFNELLRYVFQVTSDDLQTFGWEEDEIKQAKLPVLEQADVIGWFDQQKLISQIAIYPFTVNIFGTEYAMGGVTGVGTYPEYAGLGLMNQLMVSALEKMRENQQYISYLYPYSIPFYRRKGWEIISDKMTFTVKDTQLPKTKQVLGMVERTECDDPLIFDIYNRFASQQHGSMIRNQLAWDEYWRWESDEMMAAVYRDTEGTPTGFLFYRLADEVFYLKEMVFLNEEARIGLWNFISAHFSMVTEVKGSTYTDEPLAFLLDDSEIKETISPYYMGRIVDVLPFLEKFPFKTLSKINGEWLFKVEDPLADWNRHTYRLTFCDGKITIALTDKEADSVINIPTLTTMFLGYKRPTYLQKIGRLQASPEHVQLLESIIPTDVPYYSDYF, encoded by the coding sequence ATGGAGCCGAAAGCTCTAAAACATAATTTTGAATTGAAACTAGTTAACAAAGATGATGTCACACAATTTAATGAATTATTACGTTACGTTTTTCAAGTAACAAGTGATGATTTACAAACATTTGGCTGGGAAGAAGATGAAATTAAACAAGCAAAATTACCAGTGCTTGAACAAGCCGATGTCATCGGTTGGTTTGATCAACAAAAATTAATATCACAAATCGCTATTTATCCTTTTACAGTCAATATTTTTGGGACAGAATATGCAATGGGTGGTGTTACAGGTGTTGGTACGTATCCAGAATATGCTGGACTTGGTTTAATGAATCAATTGATGGTGAGTGCATTAGAAAAAATGCGTGAAAACCAGCAATATATCTCGTATCTTTATCCCTACTCAATTCCGTTTTACCGTCGCAAAGGTTGGGAAATAATCAGTGATAAAATGACATTTACTGTAAAAGATACACAGCTCCCTAAAACGAAACAAGTATTAGGCATGGTTGAACGTACTGAATGTGATGATCCACTTATCTTTGATATTTATAATCGCTTTGCGTCACAGCAACACGGCAGTATGATTCGTAACCAACTCGCATGGGATGAATACTGGCGCTGGGAATCAGATGAAATGATGGCTGCTGTTTACCGTGATACTGAAGGCACGCCTACTGGATTTTTATTTTATCGATTAGCCGATGAGGTCTTTTACCTGAAAGAAATGGTCTTTCTGAATGAAGAAGCCCGTATTGGTTTATGGAACTTCATTTCAGCTCATTTCTCAATGGTGACCGAAGTTAAAGGTTCAACTTATACAGATGAGCCACTTGCCTTCTTATTAGATGATAGTGAGATCAAAGAAACAATTTCTCCTTATTATATGGGAAGAATTGTTGATGTTTTACCTTTCCTTGAGAAATTCCCATTCAAAACGTTATCAAAAATAAACGGTGAATGGCTTTTTAAAGTTGAAGATCCTTTAGCTGATTGGAATCGTCATACGTATCGACTCACATTTTGTGATGGCAAAATAACAATCGCGCTTACTGATAAAGAAGCTGATTCCGTTATTAATATTCCCACACTTACAACGATGTTCCTAGGTTATAAACGCCCCACGTATTTGCAAAAAATCGGGCGTTTACAAGCATCACCTGAACACGTTCAATTACTTGAAAGTATTATACCAACAGACGTCCCTTACTACTCTGATTACTTTTAA
- a CDS encoding DMT family transporter: MKKVSLYIILGTLLFSSMEIVLKLAGSTFHPLQLNLIRFTIGAFVLLPFAWHRLRQQKRHIVWKDGLLFAVTGFICVIVSMTFFQLAIEQTKASTVAVLFSCNPLFAILFALVFLKEKITRITTISLSLSIVGLLFIVNPFELHDGLGITFALLAAATFGLYSILSRWGSKRRGFNGLTMTCFTFFAGAFELLLLIGLTHIPFIKSALSSHKQLAEFSAIPIFQGIFSETLLLLLYIGIFVTGGGFAFYFLAMEASSVSMAALVFFIKPGLAPLLALLILNEVITKNTIVGICIILAGSCLTFIGETKQKSRRV, encoded by the coding sequence GTGAAAAAAGTTAGTCTTTATATTATTTTAGGAACACTGTTATTTAGCTCGATGGAAATTGTGTTGAAGTTAGCAGGCAGCACTTTCCATCCGTTGCAGTTAAATTTAATTCGTTTTACAATTGGAGCCTTCGTCTTATTGCCTTTTGCTTGGCATCGATTGCGTCAACAAAAACGACATATAGTTTGGAAAGATGGTCTACTCTTTGCAGTCACAGGTTTTATCTGTGTGATTGTGAGTATGACTTTTTTTCAATTGGCAATAGAACAAACAAAAGCATCCACTGTGGCAGTGCTCTTTAGCTGTAATCCTTTGTTTGCTATTCTTTTTGCTCTTGTTTTTTTGAAAGAAAAAATCACACGGATAACAACAATTTCATTGAGTTTATCAATCGTTGGATTACTTTTTATCGTGAATCCGTTTGAATTACATGATGGCTTAGGTATTACATTTGCATTACTCGCAGCAGCGACATTTGGTCTATATAGCATATTATCTCGTTGGGGTTCAAAAAGACGAGGTTTTAATGGCTTAACAATGACCTGCTTTACTTTTTTTGCAGGTGCGTTTGAGTTATTACTTTTAATTGGTTTAACTCACATCCCATTTATTAAATCTGCATTAAGCAGCCATAAGCAATTAGCAGAATTTTCGGCAATCCCAATTTTTCAAGGGATTTTCAGTGAGACGCTATTACTGCTACTTTATATCGGTATTTTTGTAACTGGAGGGGGTTTTGCTTTTTATTTTCTAGCGATGGAAGCCAGCAGTGTTTCGATGGCTGCGTTAGTTTTTTTCATTAAGCCAGGTTTAGCCCCGCTACTTGCGCTTTTAATTTTAAACGAAGTAATTACTAAAAATACAATTGTTGGTATTTGTATCATTTTAGCAGGTTCTTGTTTAACCTTTATCGGTGAAACTAAACAGAAAAGCAGACGGGTATAA
- the aroD gene encoding type I 3-dehydroquinate dehydratase, translated as MVKTVRIGHLTIGEGAPKRCVSFIGNNKAAIKTEIMLFKQKKQAIDMIEWRVDCLDKWQERTECEAIAQLIKAEIGETPVIFTCRTMREGGLAQVTAESYSELLNWAINTSFFDAIDIEQAWEEEMSGSLIQSAKSNGLVSLVSHHNFEETPSIEAMVTLLSKAEQLGGDIPKLAVMPQTKMDVLRLLEATLLLSERSKAQPVITMSMGELGQVSRVIGSFSGSALTFGSLQQASAPGQIEVETLAQIMN; from the coding sequence ATGGTTAAAACAGTGAGAATTGGTCATCTTACAATTGGAGAAGGGGCACCCAAACGCTGTGTTTCTTTTATAGGTAATAATAAGGCTGCTATTAAAACAGAAATTATGTTGTTTAAGCAAAAAAAACAGGCGATTGATATGATTGAATGGCGTGTTGATTGTTTGGATAAATGGCAAGAGCGAACAGAATGCGAAGCAATTGCACAACTAATTAAAGCTGAGATTGGAGAAACACCAGTAATTTTCACTTGTCGAACAATGCGAGAAGGTGGTCTTGCACAAGTAACCGCCGAATCTTACAGTGAATTATTAAATTGGGCAATAAATACCTCCTTTTTTGATGCAATTGATATTGAGCAGGCATGGGAAGAAGAGATGAGTGGTTCATTAATTCAAAGTGCAAAATCAAACGGTTTAGTGTCATTAGTATCTCATCATAATTTTGAAGAAACACCTTCGATAGAAGCAATGGTGACGTTATTGTCAAAAGCAGAACAATTAGGTGGCGATATCCCTAAACTAGCGGTAATGCCACAAACTAAAATGGATGTATTGCGATTGCTAGAAGCAACCCTATTATTGTCAGAGCGCTCAAAAGCACAACCAGTTATCACCATGTCAATGGGAGAATTGGGACAAGTTAGCCGTGTTATTGGTTCGTTTAGTGGGTCAGCACTGACATTTGGATCGTTGCAGCAAGCTAGTGCACCAGGCCAAATTGAAGTTGAAACACTTGCACAAATAATGAACTAA
- a CDS encoding metal ABC transporter permease, with the protein MEMFLHEFMQRAFIAGTLIAILAPLFGLFVILRRQSLIADTLAHISLAGVAVGFTIGVNPTLTTIAVVVLGGLTIEVMRSFFKTYSELSIAILMSGGLAIALVLTSFNGGNSTASISQYLFGSIVTIDAESVFWLLGLAIVAVTLYLLFRRHMYVLTFDEDTAYTSGLNTRLISMVFSVLTGLAVAIMMPIVGALLVSSLMILPSAIAIKWVKSFDFAIILSIVMGLIGVYSGLTMSYQVGSPPGASITIVLIVMFIISMIVRTIWLRSKGRKYK; encoded by the coding sequence GTGGAGATGTTTTTGCATGAATTCATGCAGCGCGCATTCATCGCAGGAACATTAATTGCGATTTTAGCACCGCTGTTTGGTTTATTTGTTATATTAAGAAGGCAGTCGTTGATTGCTGATACACTCGCACATATTTCGCTTGCCGGAGTAGCTGTTGGTTTTACAATTGGCGTCAACCCAACATTAACAACAATTGCGGTTGTGGTATTAGGTGGCTTGACGATTGAAGTAATGCGCAGTTTTTTCAAGACATATTCTGAATTATCAATTGCAATCCTCATGTCTGGTGGTTTGGCAATTGCGCTTGTATTGACTAGTTTTAACGGTGGAAATTCAACTGCGAGTATTTCACAATATTTATTTGGATCGATTGTTACAATCGATGCTGAAAGTGTTTTTTGGTTATTGGGACTTGCTATTGTGGCAGTCACACTGTATTTATTATTCCGTCGACACATGTATGTGTTAACATTTGATGAGGATACAGCTTATACAAGTGGATTAAACACACGTTTGATTTCAATGGTATTTAGTGTGCTTACAGGTTTAGCAGTAGCGATTATGATGCCGATTGTAGGCGCATTATTAGTCTCATCATTAATGATTTTACCTTCAGCTATCGCTATTAAATGGGTGAAAAGTTTTGATTTCGCTATCATATTGAGCATTGTAATGGGATTAATTGGTGTTTACAGTGGATTAACGATGTCTTACCAAGTGGGATCACCACCAGGCGCATCGATTACGATTGTATTAATTGTGATGTTTATTATATCAATGATTGTTCGCACAATTTGGTTGCGTAGCAAGGGACGAAAATACAAATAA
- a CDS encoding manganese-dependent inorganic pyrophosphatase, with amino-acid sequence MSKTLVFGHKNPDTDTITAALSYAALKQALGFDVEAVRLGTINPETQFALDYFKAEAPRLVETVANETNQVILVDHNEAQQSVDDRAAVTITEVIDHHRVANFETLDPLMMRIEPVGCTATIILKLYTENNIVPTQQNAGLMLSAIVSDTLLFKSPTCTEQDVAAAAILAEIAQVDVQVYGLDLLKAGADVSTKTIDELITLDAKEFDMGNQKVEIAQVNVVDPLDVLIRQPEIELAINEKIASKGLDMFLFAITNILTNDSVVLVLGTAAGKVEQAYDVQLVNNLATLPGVVSRKKQIVPIITPFFE; translated from the coding sequence ATGAGTAAAACATTAGTTTTTGGACATAAAAATCCAGATACAGATACAATTACAGCAGCGCTAAGCTACGCTGCCTTAAAACAAGCTTTAGGATTTGACGTAGAGGCTGTTCGTTTAGGAACGATTAATCCTGAAACACAATTTGCTTTAGATTATTTCAAAGCAGAGGCACCACGCCTTGTTGAAACAGTGGCTAACGAAACCAACCAAGTTATTCTCGTAGATCACAATGAAGCACAACAAAGTGTGGATGATCGCGCGGCTGTTACTATTACTGAAGTGATTGATCATCACCGTGTTGCCAACTTTGAAACGCTTGATCCATTGATGATGCGTATCGAGCCAGTGGGTTGTACAGCAACAATTATCTTGAAACTTTACACTGAAAATAACATTGTACCAACACAACAAAATGCAGGATTAATGTTATCAGCTATAGTATCAGATACATTGTTATTCAAATCACCAACATGTACAGAACAAGATGTTGCAGCAGCTGCAATTTTAGCTGAAATAGCACAAGTTGATGTTCAAGTATACGGCTTAGACCTTTTAAAAGCAGGCGCAGATGTTAGTACAAAAACAATTGATGAATTAATTACATTGGATGCGAAAGAATTTGATATGGGCAACCAAAAAGTTGAAATAGCACAAGTTAACGTTGTTGATCCATTAGATGTACTTATTCGCCAGCCTGAAATTGAACTTGCCATCAACGAAAAAATCGCAAGCAAAGGATTAGATATGTTCTTGTTTGCAATTACTAATATTTTGACAAACGATTCAGTTGTGCTTGTATTAGGTACAGCAGCAGGTAAAGTAGAACAAGCGTATGATGTTCAACTTGTAAATAACTTAGCAACATTACCAGGTGTTGTTTCACGTAAAAAACAAATTGTTCCTATTATTACTCCTTTCTTTGAGTAA
- a CDS encoding amino acid permease, protein MQENQKELKQGLSGRHVQFIALAGMIGTGIFKGSAETLQKAGPAVVFAYLAGGLLLLIVMTALAEMALAHPKHNVQMLIHKAMGSRSAFVTGWLYWVNWVIVTTVEIVAAGSFLQYWFDMPLWVLSLICGVLIIAINLTQVKNYGELEFWFAGIKITTLILFIILGACLIFGIVPSSAVSPAENLTGNGGFMPFGLTGVASAFLVVVFSYGGAELVGVAVTETKDVEKILPRVIRGTVFRVITFYIFPILIICALIPWNSVTGEVSPFVQVFDMLHIPAAADIMNFVLLTAVLSAANSGIYATSRTLYSMSRSGEAPAKFGELSNKGVPRRGILMTSIFIFLGVLVAYLTESRALNLLMQIPGFTIMIVWLAICVSQIILRKRSTEIPSFKVWFFPFTTIFAIVCFSIIFISSLLNTENLVGSSVCVGIMVILIIAAFIHDKYKKQSR, encoded by the coding sequence ATTCAAGAAAATCAGAAAGAACTGAAACAAGGATTAAGCGGACGCCATGTACAATTCATCGCTTTGGCGGGTATGATAGGAACGGGTATTTTTAAAGGAAGTGCAGAGACACTACAAAAAGCTGGACCAGCAGTTGTCTTTGCGTATCTTGCAGGTGGTTTATTACTGCTGATTGTGATGACAGCTTTAGCTGAAATGGCATTGGCTCATCCCAAGCATAATGTGCAAATGTTAATTCATAAAGCAATGGGATCACGCAGTGCTTTTGTAACGGGATGGCTTTATTGGGTTAACTGGGTGATTGTTACCACAGTTGAAATCGTTGCTGCAGGTAGTTTTTTACAGTATTGGTTTGATATGCCATTGTGGGTATTGTCACTCATCTGTGGTGTGCTTATTATCGCCATTAACTTAACGCAGGTGAAAAATTATGGTGAATTAGAATTTTGGTTTGCCGGTATTAAGATAACAACATTAATCTTGTTTATTATTTTAGGGGCATGTTTGATTTTTGGTATCGTCCCAAGTTCGGCAGTTAGCCCAGCAGAAAATCTTACTGGAAATGGTGGCTTCATGCCATTTGGTTTAACTGGTGTGGCATCAGCGTTTCTAGTTGTTGTCTTTTCATATGGTGGCGCGGAACTTGTTGGCGTAGCAGTGACAGAGACAAAAGATGTTGAGAAAATATTACCACGCGTTATTCGAGGCACTGTTTTCCGTGTCATCACGTTCTATATTTTCCCTATCTTAATTATTTGTGCGCTCATCCCATGGAATTCAGTAACTGGTGAAGTTAGTCCGTTTGTGCAGGTGTTTGATATGTTACATATCCCAGCAGCGGCAGATATAATGAATTTTGTTTTGCTTACTGCTGTGTTATCGGCAGCCAATTCAGGTATTTATGCAACAAGTCGTACATTATATTCAATGTCACGTAGCGGTGAAGCGCCTGCCAAATTTGGCGAGCTATCAAATAAAGGTGTGCCACGTAGGGGGATTCTGATGACAAGTATCTTTATTTTTCTGGGTGTACTTGTGGCCTACTTAACTGAAAGTCGTGCTTTGAATTTATTGATGCAAATACCTGGTTTTACAATTATGATTGTATGGTTAGCTATCTGTGTATCTCAAATCATTCTGCGTAAACGTTCGACAGAAATACCATCATTCAAAGTGTGGTTTTTCCCATTCACAACTATTTTTGCAATTGTTTGTTTCAGTATCATTTTTATCTCCTCACTGCTCAATACAGAAAACCTTGTTGGATCAAGTGTTTGCGTGGGAATTATGGTTATATTGATTATTGCAGCTTTTATTCACGATAAATATAAAAAACAAAGTCGATAA
- a CDS encoding LytTR family DNA-binding domain-containing protein — MKINNIWDNNKVTNQIDIISHPLNEHIVENMHECLKKSKKISVIEIKSSRNVLIQLSDIEVITSLGHLSQISTSEGKKYYFNKKLKELTYLEKHLFYRINQSTILNVDDIISFNVSANSRLEVVTKKQNTYLVSRHYAKNIKERLS, encoded by the coding sequence ATGAAAATAAATAATATCTGGGATAACAATAAAGTGACTAATCAAATAGATATAATAAGTCACCCTTTAAATGAACATATTGTAGAAAATATGCACGAATGCCTAAAAAAATCCAAAAAAATAAGTGTAATAGAAATTAAGAGCAGTAGAAATGTGTTGATTCAATTATCCGATATAGAAGTTATTACATCTTTAGGGCACTTGAGTCAAATTTCAACTTCCGAAGGAAAGAAATATTACTTCAATAAAAAATTGAAAGAGTTAACCTATTTAGAAAAACACTTATTTTATCGAATTAATCAATCTACTATTTTAAATGTAGATGATATAATTTCGTTTAATGTTAGCGCAAATTCTAGGTTAGAGGTTGTTACTAAAAAACAAAACACGTACTTAGTTAGTAGACACTATGCAAAAAATATTAAGGAGCGATTATCATGA
- a CDS encoding metal ABC transporter ATP-binding protein, translating into MDYIQVKDIMFKYDDEPVLSDVSFHISEGEFVSLTGENGAAKSTLLKIVLGLLKPASGEVTRTLVNTEGEKFQIGYLPQQVASFNEGFPSTVIELVRSGRFQRGKWFKRLSQTDHEKVEEALRSVDMWKYKDAQIGELSGGQKQRICMARVLAAEPDLFVLDEPTTGMDKENRKNFYKLMRHYADSHNRAILMVTHDDEDLTRYVDRELRLTRKEDTEWRCFCMNSCSAHSSQEH; encoded by the coding sequence ATGGATTATATTCAAGTGAAAGATATTATGTTTAAATACGATGATGAACCTGTGTTATCCGATGTTTCATTTCATATTAGTGAAGGTGAATTTGTGTCATTAACAGGAGAAAACGGCGCGGCAAAATCAACGTTATTAAAAATTGTTTTAGGCCTATTAAAACCAGCAAGTGGTGAAGTAACGCGAACATTAGTGAATACTGAAGGTGAAAAATTTCAAATTGGTTATTTACCACAACAAGTTGCTTCATTCAATGAAGGATTTCCAAGTACAGTAATTGAATTGGTACGTTCAGGACGTTTTCAGAGAGGCAAGTGGTTTAAACGCTTGTCACAAACGGATCATGAAAAAGTAGAAGAAGCTTTGCGTTCTGTTGATATGTGGAAGTATAAAGATGCTCAAATCGGTGAGTTATCTGGCGGTCAAAAACAACGTATTTGTATGGCACGTGTTTTAGCTGCTGAGCCAGATTTATTTGTTTTAGACGAACCTACAACAGGAATGGATAAAGAAAATCGTAAAAACTTTTATAAATTAATGCGTCATTATGCGGATTCACATAATCGTGCAATCTTAATGGTGACTCATGATGATGAGGATTTAACACGATATGTCGATCGTGAATTACGCTTAACACGAAAGGAAGATACCGAGTGGAGATGTTTTTGCATGAATTCATGCAGCGCGCATTCATCGCAGGAACATTAA
- the hflX gene encoding GTPase HflX yields MTNVVLVGVELPRVNDFAESMIELHGLAEAADLNVTHVLTQKRERVHAGTYLGKGKLAELQGYLEGTESEAIIVNDELTPSQIKNLEAVLECEIMDRTMLILAIFAERAQTREAKLQVEVARLQYLMPRLAGMGISMSRQGGGSSGLANRGAGETKLELDRRTISDKINQYQRELKVVANERDNQRRSRQKKGLRVAALVGYTNAGKSSIMNTLVSSYHPQTTEKQVLEKDMLFATLDTSVRRIHPKYHQPFLLTDTVGFVDKLPTQLVKAFRSTLEEVVQADVLIHVIDASSPDSEKRQRVTEETLKAIGAEDKPMIYVWNKADLVPEVSQIMPKNHLWVSTYTGKGISELMSAVEAELFADEEQHVWLVPYDRGDVVALMNEEARIIELEYVEEGTQITAITPQHFIRNYGEFIVK; encoded by the coding sequence ATGACAAATGTTGTATTAGTAGGCGTAGAATTGCCTCGAGTAAATGATTTTGCTGAATCGATGATAGAACTCCATGGCTTAGCTGAGGCAGCTGATTTGAATGTAACGCATGTACTCACGCAAAAACGTGAACGTGTCCATGCGGGAACTTATCTAGGTAAAGGTAAATTAGCAGAGTTACAAGGTTACTTAGAAGGCACTGAGAGTGAAGCTATTATTGTGAACGATGAATTAACACCTAGTCAAATCAAGAATCTAGAAGCGGTACTGGAATGTGAAATAATGGATCGTACGATGTTGATTTTAGCTATATTTGCAGAACGTGCACAAACTCGTGAAGCAAAATTACAAGTGGAAGTTGCACGACTACAATACCTGATGCCACGTCTTGCTGGAATGGGTATTTCAATGAGCCGTCAAGGTGGTGGTTCATCAGGATTGGCAAACCGTGGTGCGGGTGAAACAAAACTAGAACTTGATCGTCGAACAATTAGTGATAAAATCAACCAGTATCAGCGAGAGCTGAAAGTCGTAGCAAATGAGCGCGATAATCAACGTCGTTCACGTCAGAAAAAAGGTTTGCGTGTAGCAGCATTAGTCGGGTACACAAACGCAGGTAAATCGAGCATTATGAATACTTTGGTTTCTTCATACCATCCGCAAACGACAGAAAAACAAGTGTTAGAAAAAGATATGTTATTTGCAACGTTAGATACTTCTGTGCGTCGAATCCATCCAAAATACCATCAACCATTCTTGTTGACTGATACAGTTGGTTTTGTTGATAAATTACCAACACAATTGGTAAAAGCATTCCGGTCAACACTTGAAGAAGTTGTTCAGGCCGATGTGTTAATCCATGTGATTGATGCTTCTAGTCCTGATTCTGAAAAACGCCAACGTGTGACAGAAGAAACGTTGAAAGCAATCGGTGCAGAAGACAAGCCAATGATATATGTTTGGAATAAAGCTGATTTGGTACCTGAAGTATCTCAGATTATGCCGAAAAATCATCTTTGGGTATCAACTTATACAGGTAAAGGTATTTCTGAACTGATGAGTGCTGTTGAAGCTGAGTTATTTGCCGATGAAGAGCAGCATGTTTGGTTAGTTCCGTATGATCGTGGCGATGTTGTTGCACTTATGAATGAAGAAGCCCGTATTATTGAACTTGAATATGTCGAAGAAGGCACACAAATCACTGCGATTACACCTCAGCACTTTATAAGAAATTATGGAGAGTTTATCGTCAAATAA
- a CDS encoding GNAT family N-acetyltransferase has translation MIRHVELKDAEAIQTIYNDAVLNTTAIYANDPVTVANREQWIKEKLAANWPLFVFELEGQVVGYATYGVFRDYPGYIHTVEHSIYVNPQFSGRKIATLLMTTLIAEARQQGYHTMIAGIDSSNEASIYLHKKLEFEFSGRLKAVGYKFNRWLDVDFYQLILQENE, from the coding sequence ATGATTCGTCACGTAGAATTGAAAGATGCAGAAGCGATACAAACTATTTATAATGATGCTGTACTCAACACTACAGCTATTTATGCTAATGATCCTGTGACAGTCGCTAATCGCGAGCAATGGATTAAAGAAAAGTTGGCTGCGAACTGGCCATTATTTGTGTTTGAACTAGAAGGTCAGGTTGTAGGTTATGCTACATATGGTGTATTTAGAGATTATCCCGGTTACATACATACCGTAGAACATTCAATTTATGTTAACCCACAATTTTCAGGGCGTAAAATTGCAACATTGTTGATGACAACTTTAATTGCAGAGGCTCGTCAACAAGGTTATCACACGATGATAGCAGGGATTGATAGCTCTAATGAAGCAAGTATTTACTTACATAAGAAATTAGAATTCGAGTTTTCAGGACGTTTAAAAGCAGTCGGATATAAATTTAATCGCTGGCTCGATGTTGATTTTTACCAGTTGATTTTGCAAGAAAACGAGTAA